The following are encoded in a window of Planctomycetota bacterium genomic DNA:
- the rplQ gene encoding 50S ribosomal protein L17 produces the protein MRHGKKWRKLGRKDSHYKLMGRNLMAALFEYERITTTEEKAKEFRPQAEKLITMAKDPSLHHYRMLISRLQHETVVSKLVKEIAPRFKDRPGGYTRIIKLGGSRLEKMKHPGRFAATRLGDNAKRVIWELVVKAEPAKPDKKKGEKAEKPAKADKAAASPAKREKKPKAKKVETAAK, from the coding sequence ATGAGACACGGCAAGAAATGGCGTAAATTAGGACGTAAGGATAGCCACTATAAACTGATGGGGCGCAACCTGATGGCCGCGCTCTTCGAATACGAACGGATTACCACCACCGAAGAAAAGGCCAAGGAATTCAGGCCCCAGGCCGAGAAACTCATTACCATGGCCAAAGACCCGTCGCTGCATCACTACCGCATGTTGATTTCCCGGCTCCAGCACGAGACGGTGGTCAGCAAACTGGTCAAGGAAATAGCGCCTCGTTTCAAGGATAGGCCGGGCGGTTATACCCGCATCATTAAACTGGGCGGCTCGCGCCTGGAAAAGATGAAGCATCCCGGCCGCTTTGCAGCCACCCGGTTGGGCGACAACGCCAAACGGGTCATCTGGGAACTGGTGGTCAAGGCCGAACCGGCCAAGCCGGACAAGAAAAAGGGCGAAAAGGCAGAAAAACCAGCCAAAGCCGACAAGGCCGCAGCCAGTCCCGCTAAGAGGGAGAAAAAGCCCAAGGCTAAAAAGGTTGAAACAGCGGCTAAGTAA
- the rpsD gene encoding 30S ribosomal protein S4: protein MAKMTDAKCKLCRREKIKLFLKGKRCETARCAVEKRPQPPGQHGTKRKRGRLTDYGLHLREKQKIKRMYGVGERQFKRYFQKAVGQPGNTGENLLVLLETRLDNVLYNAGWATSRTQARQFIYHGHIMVNNKKVSIPSFNVHAGDVIAPHKHELSQKLVVTWKDIAKKEQIPTWLKRKDDIKHIEIIQLPKREDISVPVNEQLIVEFASR, encoded by the coding sequence ATGGCAAAAATGACTGATGCAAAATGCAAGCTCTGCCGTCGGGAAAAGATAAAACTGTTCCTGAAAGGCAAGCGGTGCGAAACCGCCCGGTGCGCCGTGGAAAAACGGCCCCAACCGCCCGGACAGCACGGGACAAAAAGGAAACGCGGCCGCCTGACCGATTACGGCCTGCACCTCAGGGAAAAGCAGAAGATTAAACGGATGTATGGCGTCGGCGAACGGCAATTCAAAAGATACTTCCAAAAGGCCGTGGGCCAGCCCGGCAATACCGGGGAAAACCTCCTGGTCCTGCTGGAAACCCGGCTGGATAACGTGCTTTATAACGCCGGTTGGGCCACCTCGCGCACCCAGGCCAGGCAGTTTATCTACCATGGGCATATTATGGTCAATAATAAAAAGGTGTCTATTCCTTCATTTAATGTGCATGCCGGCGACGTCATCGCGCCCCACAAACACGAGTTAAGCCAGAAACTGGTGGTCACATGGAAAGACATTGCCAAGAAGGAACAGATTCCCACCTGGCTCAAGCGCAAAGACGATATTAAGCACATAGAAATTATCCAGTTGCCTAAACGGGAGGATATTTCAGTCCCGGTTAACGAACAATTAATTGTAGAATTTGCTTCAAGATAA
- a CDS encoding HIT family protein: MLPNSDCIFCKIVDGKIPSTKLFEDDSAIAILDINPITFGHSLYIAKEHYATLLDVPEGKLPGIIKNLQKVVSALLKATGCEGFNIIQNNQRCAGQLVPHLHFHLIPRRPNDPIHFNWQIGTYQNEESQKLAEEIRKQLAE, from the coding sequence ATGCTCCCAAACTCCGACTGCATCTTCTGCAAGATAGTTGACGGCAAAATCCCATCCACCAAACTCTTTGAGGACGATTCAGCCATTGCCATTCTGGATATCAATCCTATTACCTTCGGCCATTCGCTCTATATCGCCAAAGAGCATTATGCCACATTGCTGGACGTGCCTGAAGGCAAGTTGCCGGGTATTATTAAGAATCTGCAAAAGGTGGTTTCCGCGTTGCTCAAAGCAACCGGATGCGAGGGTTTTAACATCATCCAGAATAACCAGCGTTGCGCCGGCCAGCTGGTTCCCCACCTGCATTTCCATCTTATCCCGCGCAGGCCCAACGACCCCATCCACTTCAACTGGCAGATTGGAACCTATCAGAATGAGGAATCGCAGAAACTGGCTGAGGAAATCAGGAAACAACTGGCAGAATAA
- a CDS encoding tetratricopeptide repeat protein has protein sequence MALEKLGEFELDRSKLIGKGSWGEVYIGRQVSLNRPVAIKLLKPELTQDEDFIKRFRRESECLAKMVDEHIIQVYSAGEYQSSYYFAMELVQGQPLSKIIETKHKFSDKEIGYVGESVAQALKTAWESPARIVHRDIKPSNIMVAMPSSVRSGVSQMSTLDINLMESRIKVMDFGLAKIMEGDHEATMAGAVIGTPKYLSPEQGMGKAVDIRSDIYSLGIVMYEMATDRIPFEAGTAVSMIRHHIYDTAIAPSQYNPDIPLDLEAVIMKCIQKDPDRRYASPTELLEDLDAFRHRQTVIHARDFRRSVAMDATMRPAGNMNPVQPKSRLPLYFGAAGGGIILILLVYIAFFKAAKQPEGTAKTAPPRGNTASHKNISNENYNMWMNNTRSFIELKKWDEAWKTLNNILRPAPDDMAALALKSKIAVGYYNLATDYCAVPDYANAISYYNKAIGLNPEYADAYLDRGVAYYDNGQYDKALADYNKSIELNPRDKLAYFNRGLIYYYQKDYDKALKEFNKTIELDPRYTGAYLNCGIIYFSRNDDDRAIANYSKVINLDPKEIKAYYNRGLSYFNKGDYSGAIEDFHSALKLDPQYLKAYQYLWQAYAASAKYDDAIADYTRFIDDDPSNYLAYNYRGLAYYYKKDYEKAIADYNTSLEFKADAIAYYNRGLAYHSLGEYDKAIADLTKALENNAEDHLSYYYRGMAYAAKGNHDKAIIDYTLAIKIVPGEPLYYYYRGISYEGKGNTNKAKADYKKALELDPKFQQASDKLQGIEQK, from the coding sequence ATGGCACTTGAAAAGTTAGGCGAATTTGAATTAGACCGTTCCAAACTCATCGGGAAAGGTTCCTGGGGCGAGGTTTATATCGGACGCCAGGTATCCCTTAACCGGCCGGTCGCCATCAAGCTGTTAAAACCGGAACTCACCCAGGACGAGGATTTTATCAAAAGATTCAGGCGTGAATCAGAATGCCTGGCTAAAATGGTGGATGAACACATCATCCAGGTTTATTCAGCCGGAGAATACCAAAGTTCCTATTATTTCGCCATGGAATTAGTCCAGGGCCAGCCCTTGAGTAAAATAATTGAGACCAAACATAAATTCAGCGATAAGGAAATCGGCTATGTCGGGGAATCGGTTGCCCAGGCATTGAAAACGGCCTGGGAATCACCGGCCCGGATTGTCCACCGCGATATCAAACCCTCCAATATTATGGTGGCCATGCCCTCATCCGTGAGGTCCGGTGTCTCACAGATGAGTACACTGGACATCAATCTTATGGAGTCGAGAATCAAGGTAATGGATTTCGGATTAGCGAAGATTATGGAAGGCGACCACGAGGCAACCATGGCCGGCGCGGTAATCGGAACCCCTAAATACCTGTCACCCGAACAAGGTATGGGAAAGGCGGTTGATATCCGCTCCGATATTTATTCGCTGGGCATTGTCATGTACGAGATGGCGACCGACCGTATTCCGTTTGAGGCCGGGACGGCTGTAAGCATGATTCGCCACCATATTTATGACACGGCGATTGCGCCGAGCCAATATAATCCCGATATCCCGCTCGACCTGGAAGCCGTCATTATGAAATGCATCCAGAAAGACCCGGACCGCCGGTATGCCAGCCCGACTGAGTTACTGGAGGATTTGGACGCCTTCCGGCACAGGCAAACAGTTATTCATGCCCGCGATTTCCGCCGTTCTGTGGCAATGGATGCTACGATGAGGCCGGCGGGAAACATGAACCCGGTCCAGCCGAAAAGCCGACTGCCTCTTTACTTCGGCGCGGCCGGCGGAGGGATTATCCTGATTCTTTTGGTTTACATAGCTTTTTTCAAGGCGGCTAAACAACCCGAAGGAACGGCCAAGACAGCGCCGCCCCGGGGCAATACGGCATCCCATAAAAATATCAGCAATGAGAACTATAATATGTGGATGAATAACACCCGGTCGTTTATAGAACTGAAGAAATGGGATGAGGCCTGGAAGACGCTCAATAACATCCTCAGACCGGCGCCTGATGACATGGCGGCCTTGGCGCTGAAATCTAAAATCGCGGTGGGTTATTATAACCTGGCCACCGACTATTGCGCGGTTCCGGATTATGCCAACGCCATTTCCTATTACAACAAGGCAATCGGACTAAACCCTGAATATGCCGACGCCTATCTTGACCGCGGAGTCGCATATTATGATAACGGCCAATACGACAAGGCGCTGGCTGATTATAACAAATCCATAGAACTCAATCCGCGGGACAAACTGGCTTACTTTAACCGCGGCTTGATTTATTACTACCAAAAAGATTATGACAAGGCATTAAAGGAATTCAATAAAACCATAGAACTTGACCCGCGCTATACCGGCGCCTATCTCAATTGCGGCATTATTTATTTCAGCCGCAACGACGACGACCGGGCGATTGCCAATTATTCCAAGGTTATCAACCTTGACCCCAAGGAAATAAAGGCGTATTATAACCGTGGGCTGTCCTATTTTAACAAGGGTGACTACAGCGGCGCCATTGAGGATTTCCACAGCGCCCTGAAACTGGACCCCCAATATTTAAAGGCATACCAGTATCTCTGGCAGGCCTATGCGGCCAGCGCCAAATATGACGATGCCATCGCGGATTACACCCGGTTCATTGACGACGACCCCAGTAATTATTTAGCCTACAATTACCGCGGCTTGGCCTATTATTATAAAAAGGATTACGAAAAAGCCATTGCGGATTACAACACCTCTCTTGAATTCAAGGCCGACGCAATTGCTTATTACAATCGTGGCCTGGCGTATCATTCCCTGGGCGAGTATGATAAAGCCATTGCCGACCTGACCAAGGCCCTGGAAAATAACGCCGAAGACCACCTTTCCTATTACTACCGGGGAATGGCCTATGCGGCCAAGGGCAATCACGACAAGGCGATTATCGATTATACCCTGGCGATTAAAATCGTCCCGGGCGAGCCGCTTTATTATTACTACCGCGGCATTTCCTACGAAGGCAAAGGGAATACAAACAAAGCCAAGGCGGATTACAAAAAGGCGCTGGAGCTTGACCCCAAATTCCAACAGGCATCTGATAAACTGCAGGGAATCGAGCAAAAATAA
- the rpsE gene encoding 30S ribosomal protein S5 yields the protein MEEIVIKIRRVSKTVKGGKRFSFAALVAVGDRHGKVGFGKGNANEVPFAVEKAVKDAKKNLVHVPMKDTTLPHRIWGKYGATEVIIRPACRGTGIIAGSSVRAILELAGVKDILAKVMGSTNPTNVVKATVNALLSIRTYQERKSLLRTVQPGREHSEN from the coding sequence ATAGAAGAGATTGTCATCAAAATCAGGCGTGTTTCCAAGACAGTCAAGGGCGGCAAGCGATTTAGTTTTGCGGCCTTAGTGGCCGTAGGCGACCGGCACGGTAAGGTTGGTTTCGGCAAGGGTAATGCCAATGAAGTTCCCTTTGCCGTGGAGAAAGCCGTGAAAGACGCCAAGAAGAATCTGGTGCACGTGCCGATGAAGGATACCACGTTGCCGCACCGAATCTGGGGTAAATACGGGGCCACCGAAGTGATTATCAGGCCGGCCTGCCGGGGTACCGGGATTATCGCCGGTTCGTCGGTCCGGGCCATCTTAGAGTTGGCCGGGGTTAAGGATATCCTGGCCAAGGTGATGGGTAGCACCAATCCGACCAACGTCGTCAAAGCTACCGTCAATGCGCTTTTGTCGATTAGAACATACCAGGAAAGAAAATCATTATTAAGAACCGTCCAGCCCGGGCGGGAGCATAGTGAGAATTAA
- a CDS encoding adenylate kinase has protein sequence MIIVFLGAPGSGKGTQASVLAQHLKIPFISTGDMLRKEVGNSSVLGLKAKSFMDQGGLVPDIDVISMIKERVTQRDCVNGFVLDGFPRNSVQAKALDRAMMEINKEVNKVVYLEIPQDVAIDRISGRRVCKKCKANYHMKYSPPRTADKCDSCSSDLYQRDDDKQETVIKRYQIYLDQTKGLVDYYQDRLISINGNLPINAIEHSIREKLKVPVA, from the coding sequence ATGATAATAGTTTTCTTAGGAGCCCCGGGTTCGGGTAAGGGAACCCAGGCGTCAGTGCTGGCCCAGCATCTTAAGATACCTTTTATTTCCACCGGTGATATGCTCCGCAAGGAAGTGGGTAATTCATCCGTTCTCGGGCTTAAGGCCAAGTCATTTATGGACCAGGGCGGGTTAGTACCTGACATTGACGTAATCAGCATGATAAAAGAGCGGGTGACCCAGAGGGATTGCGTAAACGGCTTCGTGCTGGATGGTTTTCCGCGCAACAGCGTCCAGGCCAAGGCGCTGGACCGGGCCATGATGGAAATCAACAAAGAAGTCAATAAGGTAGTTTATCTGGAAATCCCGCAGGATGTGGCGATAGACCGGATTTCCGGCCGGCGCGTCTGCAAGAAATGCAAGGCCAATTACCATATGAAATACTCGCCGCCCAGGACCGCAGATAAATGCGATTCCTGCAGCAGTGACTTATACCAGCGTGATGATGACAAGCAGGAAACCGTGATAAAACGCTATCAGATTTATCTGGATCAGACCAAGGGATTGGTGGATTACTACCAGGACAGGTTGATAAGTATCAATGGCAATCTTCCGATAAATGCCATTGAACACAGTATCAGGGAAAAACTAAAAGTCCCTGTGGCTTAG
- a CDS encoding DNA-directed RNA polymerase subunit alpha, producing the protein MRVRWREFEMPARATLDEKTRTATYGQFIVEPFEHGFAHTIGNGLRRILLSSIEGAAPVCVKIKGVEHEFSTMDGVREDVVEIILNLKKLVVQMDSSEPKKLYLEVDRLGAVTAADFKPDPTIQIINTDLHIATLVKERDFVLELTVKRGRGYVTAEEHLTSDEEHEIGMIMMDSLFSPVTRVSYQVENTRVGKRTDYERLILDVFTKGSISPEMGLVEASKIYRKHLNPFVQYQDVGREMQVDDRKEKETIKKEEYVAKLHQKLALPIAELDLSTRASRCLVKLKVQTIKDIVAYSELDLLKTPNFGKTSLKEVKKKLSEMMGLTLGMDLTAVTAEKE; encoded by the coding sequence ATGAGAGTAAGATGGCGAGAATTTGAAATGCCCGCGCGCGCAACCCTGGACGAGAAGACCCGCACGGCCACCTACGGCCAGTTTATCGTGGAGCCGTTTGAACACGGCTTTGCCCACACCATCGGAAACGGCCTGCGCCGGATACTCCTGAGTTCCATCGAAGGCGCGGCTCCGGTCTGCGTCAAGATTAAAGGTGTGGAACACGAGTTCTCCACCATGGACGGCGTCCGGGAGGATGTGGTGGAGATTATCCTGAACCTGAAGAAACTCGTGGTTCAGATGGATTCCAGCGAGCCTAAGAAATTATACCTGGAAGTGGACCGTCTGGGCGCGGTTACGGCCGCGGATTTCAAGCCCGACCCGACCATCCAGATTATTAACACCGATTTGCATATTGCCACCCTGGTCAAGGAGCGCGATTTTGTCCTGGAGTTGACGGTTAAAAGAGGCCGCGGCTATGTCACGGCTGAAGAGCACCTGACTTCCGACGAGGAGCACGAAATCGGGATGATCATGATGGATTCGCTCTTCTCGCCGGTTACCCGGGTCAGTTATCAGGTAGAAAATACCCGGGTCGGCAAGCGCACCGACTACGAACGCCTGATTCTGGATGTATTCACCAAAGGTTCCATCAGTCCGGAAATGGGGCTGGTTGAGGCGTCAAAGATATACCGCAAGCATCTTAATCCGTTTGTCCAATACCAGGATGTGGGCCGGGAGATGCAGGTGGATGACCGCAAGGAAAAGGAAACCATCAAGAAGGAAGAGTATGTGGCTAAGCTCCATCAGAAGCTGGCCCTGCCCATCGCAGAACTTGACCTGTCCACCCGGGCTTCTAGGTGCCTGGTTAAACTTAAGGTCCAGACCATTAAGGATATTGTTGCTTATAGCGAACTGGACCTGCTCAAGACCCCGAATTTCGGCAAGACCTCGCTTAAAGAGGTCAAGAAGAAATTATCCGAGATGATGGGCCTGACCCTGGGCATGGACCTGACCGCAGTTACAGCAGAGAAAGAGTAA
- the rpsK gene encoding 30S ribosomal protein S11, producing MEGGPEDKQKQGKQEKQAAPAPKPAKKKIKRTVPKAVAHIKSTFNNTIITVTDEQGNVLCTASGGTIGFKGSRKSTPFAAQKAAASMVDKLRRYGVRELEIRVKGPGSGRESAVRALQAEGLIITSIEDVTPLPHNGCRPRKKRRV from the coding sequence ATGGAGGGCGGACCGGAAGACAAACAGAAACAGGGCAAACAGGAAAAGCAGGCGGCGCCTGCCCCAAAGCCCGCTAAAAAGAAAATCAAGCGGACCGTGCCCAAAGCCGTGGCGCATATAAAATCAACCTTTAATAATACGATTATCACCGTGACGGACGAGCAGGGCAATGTCCTGTGCACGGCTTCAGGCGGGACTATCGGATTTAAGGGCTCGCGCAAGAGCACGCCCTTTGCGGCCCAGAAAGCCGCGGCCAGCATGGTTGATAAGCTCCGCAGATACGGGGTCCGGGAGCTGGAAATCCGGGTTAAAGGCCCCGGTTCCGGCCGCGAATCCGCCGTTCGGGCGCTCCAGGCCGAAGGTTTGATTATTACTTCCATTGAAGATGTAACGCCGTTGCCGCATAATGGCTGCCGGCCTCGTAAGAAGAGAAGGGTATAA
- the map gene encoding type I methionyl aminopeptidase: MIKCKSPREIELIRQAGAIVAGALNLAAALAKPGITTKSLDDAVVKYIHEKGGKAAFKGYRGYPANICVSVNEEVVHGIPDKRILKAGDIVSVDIGVGYQGYYADAALTVPLAKISPEAQQLVEVTRESLRRAINKIRAGIKLSEISAAIQGFVESNGFSVVRDLVGHGIGSALHEDPQIPNYVDKTVARLEDNVILKEGMVLAIEPMVNQGTYEVETLANGWTVVTRDRKLSAHFEHTILVKEDKGEILTSIN; the protein is encoded by the coding sequence ATGATAAAATGTAAATCGCCTCGCGAGATAGAGTTAATCCGCCAGGCAGGTGCGATTGTCGCCGGCGCTCTTAATCTGGCCGCGGCACTCGCCAAACCGGGTATTACCACCAAATCGCTTGATGACGCGGTGGTTAAATATATCCACGAAAAAGGAGGCAAGGCGGCTTTCAAAGGATACCGGGGTTATCCGGCTAATATCTGCGTCTCGGTCAACGAGGAGGTAGTGCACGGCATCCCGGATAAACGCATCCTTAAGGCGGGCGATATTGTCAGCGTTGATATCGGTGTCGGCTACCAGGGCTATTATGCCGATGCGGCGCTGACTGTACCGCTGGCCAAAATAAGCCCCGAGGCACAGCAACTGGTTGAGGTAACCAGGGAATCGCTGCGCCGGGCTATAAATAAAATAAGAGCGGGTATAAAATTATCGGAGATATCCGCGGCTATCCAGGGCTTTGTGGAGTCCAACGGTTTTTCGGTGGTGCGCGATTTGGTCGGGCACGGCATCGGTTCGGCGCTGCACGAAGACCCGCAGATACCGAATTATGTGGATAAGACCGTCGCCAGGCTGGAAGATAATGTTATTCTTAAGGAAGGAATGGTGCTGGCAATAGAGCCGATGGTCAATCAGGGCACTTATGAAGTGGAAACCCTGGCCAACGGCTGGACCGTCGTTACCAGAGACCGCAAGCTTTCGGCTCATTTTGAGCATACGATTCTGGTAAAAGAGGATAAAGGAGAGATTCTGACGTCTATAAATTAA
- the infA gene encoding translation initiation factor IF-1: MAKEEAIKTEGIVLEALPNAMFKVELKNKHIILAHVAGKLRMHFIKILAGDRVQVEISPYDLSKGRIVYRG; this comes from the coding sequence ATGGCCAAAGAAGAAGCGATTAAAACGGAAGGGATAGTTTTAGAGGCGTTGCCCAATGCGATGTTCAAGGTGGAATTGAAGAACAAGCATATAATCCTGGCCCATGTGGCCGGGAAATTAAGGATGCATTTTATCAAGATTCTGGCCGGTGACAGGGTTCAGGTGGAAATCTCCCCCTATGACCTGTCCAAAGGCCGGATTGTTTACAGAGGATAA
- the rplO gene encoding 50S ribosomal protein L15, with amino-acid sequence MNLTQLSKAVRRYHKKAKRRGCGDSCGHGGTSCRGGKGQSARSGYKRRGYFEGGQMTLVRKTPKRGFHNTRFQETVAIINLRDLNRFEPDATVNQAALVEKGILKGAFDKIKVLAKGELEKQGLTVEVHYFSESAKKKIEAKGGKVITCKE; translated from the coding sequence ATGAATCTTACCCAATTAAGCAAAGCAGTCAGGAGATACCATAAAAAGGCCAAGAGGCGCGGATGCGGCGACAGCTGTGGCCACGGCGGAACCTCATGCCGGGGCGGCAAGGGCCAGTCGGCCCGGAGCGGCTATAAGCGCAGAGGTTATTTTGAGGGTGGACAGATGACCCTGGTCAGAAAGACGCCTAAAAGGGGATTCCATAATACCAGATTCCAGGAAACAGTTGCCATTATTAATCTCCGGGATTTGAACAGGTTTGAGCCGGACGCGACGGTTAATCAGGCGGCACTGGTGGAAAAAGGAATACTGAAGGGCGCGTTTGATAAGATAAAGGTTTTGGCCAAAGGCGAATTGGAGAAACAAGGCCTGACTGTAGAAGTCCACTATTTCAGCGAATCCGCAAAAAAGAAGATAGAAGCAAAAGGCGGCAAAGTTATCACATGCAAAGAATAA
- the rpsM gene encoding 30S ribosomal protein S13: MARIAGVELPPNKRVEVGLSYIYGIGMSNTKEILKETGIDGNIRVKNLTEDQISRLNVAIDKRYTVEGALRRQIAQNIQRLRDIGSYRGMRHRKGLPARGQRTRSNARTRKGPRKTVAGKKMALEKT; encoded by the coding sequence ATGGCGCGTATTGCTGGAGTTGAATTGCCTCCGAATAAAAGAGTTGAAGTCGGGCTTTCCTATATTTATGGGATAGGAATGTCTAACACAAAAGAGATATTAAAAGAAACCGGTATTGACGGTAATATCAGGGTAAAAAACCTGACTGAGGACCAGATTAGCCGACTTAATGTAGCTATTGACAAGCGCTATACGGTTGAAGGCGCATTGAGGCGTCAGATTGCCCAGAATATCCAGCGGCTTAGAGATATCGGTTCTTACCGGGGTATGCGCCACCGTAAAGGCCTGCCGGCCCGCGGACAGCGCACCCGTTCCAATGCCCGGACCCGCAAGGGACCGCGTAAGACCGTAGCCGGCAAGAAGATGGCGCTGGAAAAGACATAA
- the secY gene encoding preprotein translocase subunit SecY, translating into MKEVITNIFMVPELRRRILFTFALLIVFRLGYFITIPGIDKDVLAQWMKQLSQDAGRLYGFVSLFSGGSVSQLSIFSLGIMPYITASIIFSLLVKVIPQLEALSKEGPSGYRKISQYTRLVTLPICIFWAFWTVLYLQSSGGNIGGQALVANPGFWSFGLTAMLSLTAGALFVMWLGEQITEFGIGNGASLIIMTGIISRMPDAIGNMVYDVSNGQISADKPIMIILIYVAVIVAVVYMTQAQRRIPVQYSKHIRGRQMFGGQRHFLPLRINQAGVMPVIFASTLMAFPDMIGRVFKSDFLVHVFSRGEAGFIYSLLYVGLIFFFTYFWTALYFRPVEMAENLKEWGSFVPGIRPGYDTAIYLERIMNRIAIVGATFLVVIALLPNMASYALGVDKYLTSFLGGTGILIVVGVGLDLMQKIESQLLVREYDGFLKKGRIRGRR; encoded by the coding sequence ATAAAAGAAGTCATTACCAATATCTTCATGGTGCCGGAATTAAGGCGCCGGATTCTTTTTACCTTTGCGCTTTTGATTGTCTTCCGGCTGGGATACTTTATTACCATTCCGGGTATTGATAAGGATGTTTTAGCCCAGTGGATGAAGCAGTTATCCCAGGACGCCGGGCGGCTTTACGGGTTTGTCAGCCTGTTTTCAGGCGGTTCGGTTTCACAGCTCTCTATCTTTTCGCTGGGTATAATGCCCTATATCACGGCTTCGATTATATTCTCGCTTCTGGTAAAGGTTATTCCGCAATTAGAGGCGCTCAGCAAGGAAGGGCCTTCCGGTTATCGCAAGATAAGCCAGTATACCCGGCTGGTTACCCTGCCGATTTGTATTTTTTGGGCATTCTGGACGGTTTTGTATCTGCAATCATCCGGTGGGAATATCGGTGGTCAGGCGTTGGTGGCAAATCCTGGTTTCTGGTCATTCGGTCTGACCGCAATGCTTTCGCTGACGGCCGGCGCTTTATTCGTGATGTGGCTGGGCGAGCAGATTACGGAATTCGGAATCGGCAACGGAGCTTCCCTTATTATTATGACCGGTATTATTTCCCGTATGCCGGATGCAATCGGGAATATGGTTTATGATGTTTCGAATGGTCAAATCAGTGCGGATAAGCCCATTATGATTATCCTGATATACGTTGCGGTTATTGTGGCGGTGGTGTATATGACCCAGGCGCAGCGCCGGATTCCGGTCCAGTATTCCAAGCATATCAGGGGCCGGCAGATGTTTGGCGGGCAGCGGCACTTTCTGCCCCTGCGCATAAACCAGGCCGGCGTGATGCCGGTTATCTTTGCCTCCACCCTGATGGCTTTCCCGGATATGATTGGCCGGGTATTCAAGTCTGATTTTCTGGTGCATGTATTCAGCCGGGGCGAGGCCGGATTTATCTATAGTTTGTTGTATGTCGGACTCATATTTTTCTTTACTTATTTCTGGACCGCGTTATATTTTAGACCGGTAGAGATGGCTGAAAACCTCAAGGAATGGGGCAGTTTTGTTCCGGGCATCAGGCCCGGTTATGACACGGCCATATATCTGGAACGGATAATGAACCGGATTGCCATCGTGGGCGCGACTTTCCTTGTGGTAATAGCTCTTTTGCCTAACATGGCTTCCTATGCCTTGGGTGTTGATAAATATTTAACCTCTTTCCTGGGCGGCACCGGCATCCTGATTGTCGTGGGCGTGGGGCTGGATTTAATGCAGAAGATAGAGTCGCAATTGTTGGTCAGAGAGTACGACGGTTTCCTGAAAAAAGGCCGGATAAGGGGAAGGAGATAA
- a CDS encoding 50S ribosomal protein L18, translating into MNIQEQKLARRQRRHKHIRKNVIGTPEQPRLSVCRSLKHIRAQIIDDHKGLTVCAVSTQSPDIKKVIKSGGNIASAKEVGKKLAELALGKGIKKVVFDRGCFPYHGRIKALAEAARKTGLKF; encoded by the coding sequence ATGAATATTCAAGAACAGAAGTTAGCCAGGCGCCAGCGAAGGCATAAACACATAAGGAAAAACGTAATCGGGACACCCGAACAGCCGCGTTTAAGCGTCTGCCGGAGTTTAAAGCATATCCGGGCCCAGATAATAGATGACCACAAGGGATTGACGGTCTGTGCGGTATCAACTCAGTCGCCGGATATAAAGAAGGTTATCAAAAGCGGCGGCAATATTGCCTCTGCCAAAGAAGTAGGTAAGAAATTGGCGGAACTGGCCCTGGGCAAGGGTATTAAAAAGGTGGTCTTTGACCGGGGATGTTTTCCGTATCACGGGCGTATCAAGGCCTTGGCTGAAGCCGCCAGAAAGACCGGATTGAAATTCTAA
- the rpmJ gene encoding 50S ribosomal protein L36: MKVRPSVKRICENCQIIRRKRVIRVICSNPRHKQRQGK; encoded by the coding sequence ATGAAAGTTCGGCCATCGGTAAAACGGATTTGCGAGAATTGCCAGATAATCAGGAGAAAAAGAGTCATCCGGGTTATTTGCTCTAACCCTCGGCATAAACAGAGACAGGGAAAATAG